One genomic window of Arachis hypogaea cultivar Tifrunner chromosome 8, arahy.Tifrunner.gnm2.J5K5, whole genome shotgun sequence includes the following:
- the LOC112707155 gene encoding protein NUCLEAR FUSION DEFECTIVE 6, mitochondrial isoform X1 produces MASAAGATARSIFRSCSARRAAFRLGAEAKAARSPFRLGSNKPPPQSMLRCPAELSFCVESMLPYHTVTASALMTSMLAVSRRSYGWLSEAKHLCHSLCSFFNLIFRQGEDYLKIKSKVGMTWSPY; encoded by the exons ATGGCATCCGCCGCCGGCGCCACCGCGAGGTCGATTTTCCGGTCATGCTCTGCTCGCCGCGCCGCTTTCCGTCTCGGCGCCGAAGCTAAAGCAGCTCGTTCTCCGTTCCGTCTTGGCTCAAATAAACCTCCGCCACAATCCATGCTTAG GTGTCCTGCGGAATTGAGCTTCTGTGTGGAATCAATGCTGCCTTACCATACGGTCACTGCATCAGCACTGATGACTTCCATGCTCGCTGTCTCTCGCCGCAGTTATGGTTGGCTCTCGGAAG CTAAACATCTGTGTCATTCCTTGTGTTCTTTCTTCAATTTGATTTTCCG GCAAGGAGAAGACTATTTGAAGATCAAGAGCAAAGTTGGGATGACATGGAGTCCTTATTAG
- the LOC112707155 gene encoding protein NUCLEAR FUSION DEFECTIVE 6, mitochondrial isoform X7 has translation MASAAGATARSIFRSCSARRAAFRLGAEAKAARSPFRLGSNKPPPQSMLRCPAELSFCVESMLPYHTVTASALMTSMLAVSRRSYGWLSEGS, from the exons ATGGCATCCGCCGCCGGCGCCACCGCGAGGTCGATTTTCCGGTCATGCTCTGCTCGCCGCGCCGCTTTCCGTCTCGGCGCCGAAGCTAAAGCAGCTCGTTCTCCGTTCCGTCTTGGCTCAAATAAACCTCCGCCACAATCCATGCTTAG GTGTCCTGCGGAATTGAGCTTCTGTGTGGAATCAATGCTGCCTTACCATACGGTCACTGCATCAGCACTGATGACTTCCATGCTCGCTGTCTCTCGCCGCAGTTATGGTTGGCTCTCGGAAG GTAGCTAA
- the LOC112708409 gene encoding heat shock 70 kDa protein 4-like yields MANKHAIGIDLGTTYSCVAIWEERNSRAEIIHNDQGNRTTPSFVAFTDSQRLVGDAAKNQASTNPTNTVFDAKRLIGRKYSDPVIENDLKLWPFKVVADAEDKPKIVVNYKGQEKELTPEEISSMILTKMKDIAVAFLESPVTDAVVTVPAYFSHSQRKATKDAGTIAGLNVMRIINEPTAAALAYGLQKKPNCVEKRNVFVFDLGGGTLDVSLLTIKGGTYQVKATAGDTHLGGEDFDNRMVSYLAKEFKKKHKEDMNGNSKALRRLRNECEKAKRILSYNNEATIDIDALFQGIDFHSTMTRARFEKLNDDLFEKCMDTVKRCFDDARVDKNHVHDIVLVGGSSRIPKVQKLLQSFFPGKELCKSINPDEAVAYGAAVQAYMINNGQGGNDSKTLKNLVLMDVTPLSLGTSIKGDLMSVLIPRNTPIPAKKKGTYFTDSDDQPTVCVDVYEGERLRASENNMLGLFSFDVPPAPRGFPIYICFDVNEDGILSVSAEEKLTGKKQEITINNGTGRFSAKEVAKMIEEAEMLKDEDEKYKERVKAKNALDECVYKVKKAIKDGNFFSKVSAMDKQRIMAAIREAREMVNNDGVEQGETYQYKKCLMELQSVTNEIMGKINSDYEEGDNED; encoded by the exons ATGGCAAATAAACACGCCATAGGAATCGATCTTGGCACCACATATTCATGTGTTGCTATCTGGGAGGAGCGAAATTCTCGCGCCGAGATCATTCACAACGATCAAGGAAACAGAACAACCCCTTCTTTTGTTGCTTTCACTGATTCACAGAGATTGGTCGGGGATGCTGCCAAAAATCAGGCTTCAACCAACCCAACTAACACTGTCTTTG ATGCTAAGAGGTTGATTGGTAGAAAATATAGCGATCCTGTTATTGAGAATGATTTGAAGCTTTGGCCGTTTAAGGTTGTAGCCGATGCTGAAGACAAGCCAAAGATTGTTGTTAACTATAAAGGCCAAGAAAAGGAACTTACTCCTGAAGAGATTTCATCTATGATCCTCACAAAAATGAAGGACATTGCAGTGGCATTTTTGGAATCTCCTGTGACTGATGCTGTTGTTACTGTCCCTGCTTATTTCAGCCACTCTCAGCGGAAAGCCACAAAAGATGCCGGAACCATTGCCGGCCTAAATGTTATGAGGATCATCAATGAACCTACAGCTGCGGCTCTTGCTTATGGCCTTCAGAAGAAGCCTAATTGCGTCGAAAAGCGCAATGTATTTGTTTTTGATCTCGGCGGTGGCACCCTTGACGTCTCACTCCTTACGATTAAGGGTGGCACGTACCAGGTTAAGGCCACCGCCGGAGACACTCATTTAGGAGGAGAAGATTTTGACAATAGAATGGTGAGTTATCTTGCTAAAGAGTTCAAAAAGAAGCACAAAGAAGACATGAATGGGAACTCAAAAGCTTTAAGGAGGTTGAGAAATGAGTGTGAGAAAGCCAAGAGAATACTCTCATATAACAATGAAGCCACCATTGACATAGATGCTTTGTTTCAAGGCATTGACTTCCATTCAACCATGACTCGTGCCAGGTTTGAGAAACTCAACGATGATCTATTTGAGAAGTGTATGGACACAGTTAAGAGGTGTTTTGATGATGCCAGAGTCGACAAGAACCATGTACATGACATAGTTCTTGTCGGCGGCTCATCAAGAATCCCCAAAGTTCAGAAGCTTCTGCAGAGTTTCTTTCCCGGAAAGGAACTCTGCAAGAGTATCAACCCCGACGAAGCCGTCGCTTATGGCGCCGCCGTTCAGGCTTACATGATAAATAACGGTCAGGGAGGCAATGATAGCAAGACTTTGAAGAACTTGGTCTTAATGGATGTTACTCCGCTTTCGCTGGGAACATCGATAAAAGGGGATCTCATGAGTGTTTTGATTCCAAGAAATACTCCAATTCCTGCAAAGAAGAAAGGAACATACTTCACAGATTCTGATGACCAACCTACAGTTTGCGTTGATGTGTATGAAGGAGAGAGGTTAAGAGCAAGTGAGAACAACATGCTTGGATTGTTCTCTTTCGATGTTCCTCCGGCCCCACGGGGCTTTCCAATCTATATATGTTTCGATGTAAACGAAGATGGGATCCTGAGTGTGTCTGCGGAGGAAAAACTCACCGGAAAGAAACAAGAGATTACAATAAATAATGGCACGGGAAGGTTTTCGGCCAAGGAAGTTGCGAAAATGATTGAAGAAGCTGAAATGTTGAAGGATGAAGATGAGAAGTACAAAGAGAGAGTTAAAGCAAAGAATGCTTTGGATGAATGTGTGTATAAAGTGAAGAAAGCTATCAAGGATGGGAACTTTTTCTCTAAGGTTTCTGCAATGGATAAACAGAGGATTATGGCTGCTATTAGAGAGGCCAGAGAAATGGTTAATAATGATGGGGTGGAGCAAGGGGAAACCTATCAGTATAAGAAGTGTTTGATGGAGTTGCAGAGTGTTACTAATGAAATAATGGGCAAAATTAACAGtgattatgaagaaggtgataatGAGGATTAA
- the LOC112707155 gene encoding protein NUCLEAR FUSION DEFECTIVE 6, mitochondrial isoform X3 encodes MASAAGATARSIFRSCSARRAAFRLGAEAKAARSPFRLGSNKPPPQSMLRCPAELSFCVESMLPYHTVTASALMTSMLAVSRRSYGWLSEAKHLCHSLCSFFNLIFRLQ; translated from the exons ATGGCATCCGCCGCCGGCGCCACCGCGAGGTCGATTTTCCGGTCATGCTCTGCTCGCCGCGCCGCTTTCCGTCTCGGCGCCGAAGCTAAAGCAGCTCGTTCTCCGTTCCGTCTTGGCTCAAATAAACCTCCGCCACAATCCATGCTTAG GTGTCCTGCGGAATTGAGCTTCTGTGTGGAATCAATGCTGCCTTACCATACGGTCACTGCATCAGCACTGATGACTTCCATGCTCGCTGTCTCTCGCCGCAGTTATGGTTGGCTCTCGGAAG CTAAACATCTGTGTCATTCCTTGTGTTCTTTCTTCAATTTGATTTTCCG ATTGCAATGA
- the LOC112707155 gene encoding protein NUCLEAR FUSION DEFECTIVE 6, mitochondrial isoform X2, producing MASAAGATARSIFRSCSARRAAFRLGAEAKAARSPFRLGSNKPPPQSMLRCPAELSFCVESMLPYHTVTASALMTSMLAVSRRSYGWLSEAKHLCHSLCSFFNLIFRCIKGCYFIHLDFSF from the exons ATGGCATCCGCCGCCGGCGCCACCGCGAGGTCGATTTTCCGGTCATGCTCTGCTCGCCGCGCCGCTTTCCGTCTCGGCGCCGAAGCTAAAGCAGCTCGTTCTCCGTTCCGTCTTGGCTCAAATAAACCTCCGCCACAATCCATGCTTAG GTGTCCTGCGGAATTGAGCTTCTGTGTGGAATCAATGCTGCCTTACCATACGGTCACTGCATCAGCACTGATGACTTCCATGCTCGCTGTCTCTCGCCGCAGTTATGGTTGGCTCTCGGAAG CTAAACATCTGTGTCATTCCTTGTGTTCTTTCTTCAATTTGATTTTCCG ATGCATAAAAGGATGCTACTTTATCCACCTTGATTTTAGTTTCTGA
- the LOC112707154 gene encoding uncharacterized protein At4g28440, producing MATPAAKRKPVFVKVDQLKPGTSGHTLTVKVVSSKPVKTVSNRGGRTSMLAAARPSRIAECLVGDETGTIVFTARNEQVELMKPGSTLILRNAKIDMFKGSMRLAVDKWGRIEVTEPATFEVTEDNNLSLVEYELVNVVEE from the exons ATGGCGACACCGGCGGCAAAGCGAAAGCCAGTGTTTGTGAAGGTGGATCAGCTCAAACCGGGAACAAGCGGTCACACTCTCACAGTCAAGGTTGTTAGCTCGAAGCCCGTCAAGACAGTCAGCAACCGTGGTGGTCGGACGTCGATGCTGGCGGCGGCTCGTCCTTCTCGCATCGCCGAGTGCCTCGTCGGAGATGAAACTGGAACCATAGTCTTCACTGCCCGTAACGAACAGG TGGAACTCATGAAGCCAGGATCTACTCTAATTTTGCGTAATGCAAAGATTGACATGTTCAAAGGATCCATGAGGCTAGCAGTTGATAAATGGGGCCGTATTGAAGTCACTGAACCTGCAACTTTTGAGGTTACAGAGGATAACAATCTTTCATTAGTTGAATATGAACTAGTCAATGTTGTTGAAGAGTGA
- the LOC112707155 gene encoding protein NUCLEAR FUSION DEFECTIVE 6, mitochondrial isoform X5, whose translation MASAAGATARSIFRSCSARRAAFRLGAEAKAARSPFRLGSNKPPPQSMLRCPAELSFCVESMLPYHTVTASALMTSMLAVSRRSYGWLSEDCNDDV comes from the exons ATGGCATCCGCCGCCGGCGCCACCGCGAGGTCGATTTTCCGGTCATGCTCTGCTCGCCGCGCCGCTTTCCGTCTCGGCGCCGAAGCTAAAGCAGCTCGTTCTCCGTTCCGTCTTGGCTCAAATAAACCTCCGCCACAATCCATGCTTAG GTGTCCTGCGGAATTGAGCTTCTGTGTGGAATCAATGCTGCCTTACCATACGGTCACTGCATCAGCACTGATGACTTCCATGCTCGCTGTCTCTCGCCGCAGTTATGGTTGGCTCTCGGAAG ATTGCAATGATGATGTGTGA
- the LOC112707155 gene encoding protein NUCLEAR FUSION DEFECTIVE 6, mitochondrial isoform X8 codes for MASAAGATARSIFRSCSARRAAFRLGAEAKAARSPFRLGSNKPPPQSMLRCPAELSFCVESMLPYHTVTASALMTSMLAVSRRSYGWLSEDA; via the exons ATGGCATCCGCCGCCGGCGCCACCGCGAGGTCGATTTTCCGGTCATGCTCTGCTCGCCGCGCCGCTTTCCGTCTCGGCGCCGAAGCTAAAGCAGCTCGTTCTCCGTTCCGTCTTGGCTCAAATAAACCTCCGCCACAATCCATGCTTAG GTGTCCTGCGGAATTGAGCTTCTGTGTGGAATCAATGCTGCCTTACCATACGGTCACTGCATCAGCACTGATGACTTCCATGCTCGCTGTCTCTCGCCGCAGTTATGGTTGGCTCTCGGAAG ATGCATAA
- the LOC112707153 gene encoding nuclear cap-binding protein subunit 2, with product MASLFKDPAKLSAYRDRRFPGNQEEFEHALQTSTTVYVGNMSFYTTEEQVYELFSRAGEIKKIIMGLDKNSKTPCGFCFVLYYSREDTEDACKYISGTILDDRPIRVDFDWGFQDGRQWGRGRSGGQVRDEYRTDYDPGRGGYGKLVQKELEVQRQLVDYGAGSLGSFPPVIPHSYGRHGGGHGHAHGHGGSHRHGRDYHRKRYRDDDRHPPHESSKRTSDHESRRNADPDSRPEKNPRFRESGDSDEDEEDDRKRRA from the exons ATGGCTTCGTTATTTAAG GATCCAGCGAAGCTTTCAGCTTATCGAGATAGAAGATTTCCCGGAAATCAGGAGGAGTTTGAGCATGCTCTGCAGACATCAACAACGGTTTATGTTGGAAATATGTCATTTTACACGACAGAGGAGCAAGTTTATGAGCTGTTTTCCCGAGCTGGAGAAATCAAGAAGATCATCATGGGCTTGGATAAGAACTCGAAAACACCATGCGGCTTCTGTTTTGTTCT ATATTACTCACGTGAAGATACAGAGGATGCTTGCAAATATATAAGTGGGACAATACTTGATGATCGCCCCATTCGTGTTGATTTTGATTGGGGGTTCCAAGATGGAAGACAATGGGGCCGTGGTCGTAGTGGTGGCCAG GTTCGTGATGAATACCGAACTGATTATGATCCTG GTAGAGGTGGTTATGGGAAGTTGGTCCAGAAAGAGTTAGAAGTACAAAGGCAGCTTGTAGACTATGGCGCTGGTTCTTTGGGCTCTTTCCCACCTGTTATTCCGCATTCAT ATGGTAGACATGGCGGAGGCCATGGCCATGCTCATGGTCATGGTGGATCCCATCGGCATGGTAGAG ACTACCATAGGAAGAGATACAGAGATGATGACCGCCACCCTCCACACGAATCCTCAAAGAGAACATCAGATCATGAATCTCGGAGAAATGCTGACCCTGATTCCAGACCG GAAAAAAATCCACGATTTCGCGAGAGTGGTGATTCTGACGAGGATGAGGAAGATGATCGAAAGAGACGGGCTTAA
- the LOC112707151 gene encoding uncharacterized protein, whose protein sequence is MASLVSKLSFFFFFFVLVLSPQIQAREGKVFSLFTHFRTIYNVKEHQNLPEKPKAKSPTPAPTLEPIAAPTPEPITAPAPAPAPESGSTTVESGPAPEPDFVDNGNGYGLYGTESSATQYSSPNKETPITTTTTFENELLDEDLIGESFNNNNNNNYNYNPNSYSNNVVKRNSNNYNNEEEFRNNYNNGYNKNHEDSYSNNNEEEFRSSYNNGYDNKNHEDSYSNNNYNERYTNNYNNGNEYSNNKNNYNERYTSNYNTNNEYNSNYNNVFDEVKREGMSDTRFMENGKYYYPVKNNNNQNYNLNEYESVRGKTENEGYYEKTQYPNEFDTMEEYEKQQESQGYTP, encoded by the coding sequence ATGGCTTCTTTAGTATCcaaactctctttcttcttcttcttctttgtcctTGTTCTCTCCCCTCAAATTCAAGCCAGAGAAGGCAAAGTCTTTAGCCTCTTCACCCATTTTAGAACCATCTACAATGTCAAAGAGCATCAAAATTTGCCTGAGAAACCAAAAGCTAAATCACCAACACCAGCACCCACACTAGAGCCTATAGCAGCACCAACACCAGAACCAATCACTGCACCAGCACCAGCACCAGCACCAGAATCAGGATCAACAACAGTAGAATCAGGGCCAGCACCAGAGCCTGATTTTGTTGACAATGGAAATGGCTATGGCCTTTATGGCACTGAGTCTTCTGCTACTCAATATTCTTCTCCCAATAAGGAGACTCCAATCACCACCACAACCACCTTTGAGAATGAGCTTCTTGATGAAGATCTCATTGGTGAgagcttcaacaacaacaacaacaataattataACTACAACCCCAACAGCTACAGCAACAATGTGGTGAAAAGAAACAGCAACAATTACAACAATGAAGAAGAGTTCAGGAACAATTACAACAATGGCTATAACAAGAACCATGAGGACAGCTACTCcaacaacaatgaagaagagTTCAGGAGCAGTTACAACAATGGCTATGATAACAAGAACCATGAGGACAGCTACTCCAACAACAACTACAATGAAAGGTACACCAATAACTACAACAATGGCAATGAATACAGCAACAACAAAAACAACTACAATGAAAGGTATACCAGTAACTACAACACTAACAATGAATACAACAGCAACTACAACAATGTCTTTGATGAGGTGAAGAGAGAAGGAATGAGTGACACAAGGTTCATGGAGAATGGCAAGTACTATTATCCTGTGAAGAACAATAATAATCAGAATTATAACCTCAATGAGTATGAATCAGTGAGAGGAAAAACTGAGAATGAAGGATACTATGAGAAAACTCAGTACCCTAATGAGTTTGACACCATGGAAGAGTATGAGAAGCAGCAAGAAAGCCAAGGGTATACACCATGA
- the LOC112707155 gene encoding protein NUCLEAR FUSION DEFECTIVE 6, mitochondrial isoform X4, translating to MASAAGATARSIFRSCSARRAAFRLGAEAKAARSPFRLGSNKPPPQSMLRCPAELSFCVESMLPYHTVTASALMTSMLAVSRRSYGWLSEGKEKTI from the exons ATGGCATCCGCCGCCGGCGCCACCGCGAGGTCGATTTTCCGGTCATGCTCTGCTCGCCGCGCCGCTTTCCGTCTCGGCGCCGAAGCTAAAGCAGCTCGTTCTCCGTTCCGTCTTGGCTCAAATAAACCTCCGCCACAATCCATGCTTAG GTGTCCTGCGGAATTGAGCTTCTGTGTGGAATCAATGCTGCCTTACCATACGGTCACTGCATCAGCACTGATGACTTCCATGCTCGCTGTCTCTCGCCGCAGTTATGGTTGGCTCTCGGAAG GCAAGGAGAAGACTATTTGA
- the LOC112707155 gene encoding protein NUCLEAR FUSION DEFECTIVE 6, mitochondrial isoform X6: MASAAGATARSIFRSCSARRAAFRLGAEAKAARSPFRLGSNKPPPQSMLRCPAELSFCVESMLPYHTVTASALMTSMLAVSRRSYGWLSEEGEGS, encoded by the exons ATGGCATCCGCCGCCGGCGCCACCGCGAGGTCGATTTTCCGGTCATGCTCTGCTCGCCGCGCCGCTTTCCGTCTCGGCGCCGAAGCTAAAGCAGCTCGTTCTCCGTTCCGTCTTGGCTCAAATAAACCTCCGCCACAATCCATGCTTAG GTGTCCTGCGGAATTGAGCTTCTGTGTGGAATCAATGCTGCCTTACCATACGGTCACTGCATCAGCACTGATGACTTCCATGCTCGCTGTCTCTCGCCGCAGTTATGGTTGGCTCTCGGAAG AAGGAGAGGGATCATGA